A window of Bombus terrestris chromosome 4, iyBomTerr1.2, whole genome shotgun sequence genomic DNA:
aataaattaccaaAACACGTTAAACGCGTACATACAAATTGTCATCAATACGAAGAGCAGCATCAGAATAGGAAACAGAATAGAAAACATTTTCAATACATTTTCAATTTCTAaggtaataaaatttgttaaagctATGCTAGCTTAATTAGGGCTCGAATTCGTAACCGGGCAAAATTTTTCGGTTCAAACCCCAAATTCCAAGTGATTTTCGGTCGGCAGCTCTGTAACTCAACTTATTcgtaattgtattatttatttctgttgTACTTATTTCAACGTGATTTCTGGTGATTTGGAATCCATCTAAATCTGTAGGTCTCACATGTCTCCAATTGTTCCAAAAATCATTGTTATTTATTCTGTATATACGTACTGGAATACTAACGTCTTAACGCTGAAAACAAACCCTTTAAAATTTTGTACGCAAGTACCACAATGACACATGTCTATTGTTTAACCTAAAGTACTCGCTAATAATCTTGCAATTAATATGGCTTTAAAtactaataataacaatattaacataaaaatagtaaataaactaataataacataataacaaaatttatgtaTGATTTTTGTTAAGGAGTGGAACCAAAATCCGATTTGTACTCGAGTCGCGCGGATCGTGATTGCAGGTGCGTAACGACTGGATACGGTGCTGAGCAAGTGCCGTGATGTAGCCACTGTTGATCGTTGCGATTGTTAGACGATCCTTCTTTCGATCTTCTatcttttctttcccttctttctcaCAAGACGTGGAACAAAGAATAACACGCGCTTATCACCTTTGTCAATCGCTAATGATTAACCGTTTTATCGTTCCATCGACCACCGAATTCAACTATTATGTCTCTAGACTAATatagattattatttttacagtGGTAATAGCGTGTcaaaaattgttaattgtttTCTTCGGATGATTCATGAAACTgcatttattaaaaaacaacCACTGTATGTCCTCATCAGGATAGTTCTAACTACATAAGTTGATAGCGTTTCGCACACAACAACTtcatttttaatcatttatgaAAAAGTTGCGGAttcaaaaatgcacagaatacacataatatataaaacctataaaatgtccaaaatataatactcattataatatttagtacataaaaaaattttttatttgtcacATATCTGTTTagttacaattataaaaaaaagattgaaacatAATTACGTAAGATACATAATATGCACATGAATGCatatcaataataatttatatatgcacataatatttcataatatgcaATAAATGCGTAACATGTACTGATACAACAATGATACAAATGGGCTGctttgtataaatgtataataaatagcaACTTGTTAATTTTCAACAATGTCGTTGTGCTTAGATACAAACATATCGTAAATATGTCAAAGTAAATTATATCAAGTCATTAAGATACTTGAAGATTGTCTCTCAAAAGATAAACTAATCAATTGCAATTTTTGTAGATTTAAGAACTTCGTTACTTGAATAAATGATTAGTGAAAAAAGTgacttattttcataaatttatttgttacgTATACAGATATCATATAAATAGTGGTAAATTCCAAGgtaaatttaaacaaataatatttaaaacatcattacattattataatattcctcGTACTTTTCAGTTTATGGAAATACATAATCAGTGGCTTCTAAGTGCTTCTTCCTACTACTACTAGTACTAGTTTCCAGTCTTTCTGTTCATATTgataaatgaaaaatgagaatgtatgcaaatactttttttaaCCACTGTAGATAACCCTCTTTCattctattgaaatataaagcAGAACTTAATATCGATTATGATCAGAAACGCTACAAACTTTTTGGGAAGTCtagtaatatttattgtttctggAACGTAGAGTGAGAAATCTATTTCTCGCACCTCTATATATAACTCGTTTGAAAATCAACATTGAATGTTAACATTGGGTCATTAGGGCCATAACGTTTTAAAATTAGATCGCCtcgttttaaaatttttaattccatcCTATTTTATTACTcgtatcaatatttgtaaaatatacaattaaattaattattttatcatagttatctatattaaattaaattaattaaaaattcatttaattaaaaattcaatatatcaACTAATCCCGTGGTGTACATTCTTCCAATTATTCTCGACCTAATTGTATTtctaatgttaaaaaatgttttcagtttgGACAAAATACACAGATCGGTATGCAGGATTTCtcattcaattttatattaattatttataaatacaattgaaatatgaaaattcgcaGATTCCAGCAGAATTAAAAGTTAAGATACTATTTCTAAATTCTGTTCATCGTGACTCGTAATACACGAAACACAATTTCCATCGTTAACATTTACTACATTTATCGCATAAAGACTGTTATCAATCGCTTTATCTTTGTTATTGTATGTATCTTCATCTCTCTGCTGACACGAACTTCCATCAGGCAGATTTTCGTTCGATTGACATGATTTTGAACCTTCTTCGTCATAGATAGTAAACCTTTTTAGATCGATGTTTGTAGAAGCTGGAATAACTTGTTTTTTTTCTAGTTTCTTGTTTATGGATTGTGCTTGTTGTTTGGTTGATAAGTCTGAACATGAATCttcgatgaatttttctttGGAGCAGCATTGAGATGAACTGCAGTGCTCGCCATGACAACGTATCAAGCAATCGGCTTTTTCCCTATTTGGTCTCAACTGTTAAATTAAGAattgataaaataaagaaaatatggtAAGAaagattctttttgttttttacattAGTGTTAATTGCTTGAGCATTTAACATATCGTAGTAATGAACATAGGATAAAACGACAATATTTTGTTAATCAGATttatagaagaaaaaagataatgCTCACACGCATAAAATGAGAAtggcattttctttttattcattctcAATCTATAAAAATCAGCATTCTATGGAGTTGTGGCACTTTTAAAATCTTAATTATTTTAAGTTACAACATTTGTGTGAAATGATATTTCTACTATAATTGTGTCACTTTTTAAGTTTAGTTTATATATGTCGACAAATTATTACCTTAAGTTatgataatatttgaaaatttttattatatggtAAGATTAATCGATAGGAAatacgaaacaaaaatatttcatagaaaatttcattaagaaagaaatatattttccgGAAACAAACAATAATCATTTATCATACCAAGAATAAAAACGTTCATTATCAACGTTCAAATTTCGTTCACATAGCTATTTTTGACAATATAATAAACATTCGATTTAaagtattttattcaaaatatacatACTAAAAATTATCATAATTCCTTGGGACAATTTTCTGAATATCGCTCTTTATGTGTTTGGctaataaaaatcataataataattcatcgaaAGTGCTATAAACTACAACCACTAACAAATAGTTGTCGAAAGTAACACAACTTAAAATATGAACTATAAGTATCGAACAATCCGTAAGAGAACGATTTTTTTCACTTAACAACGAAAATTCAACATTTATGCGTAGTTcaataattgaattaataatttggCGCTATGAAAGTCACAAATATGTCGAATTATCGTAATTTTAACATGAGTGTAATATATAATCTTTTAGATATCTAATAtcaatttacattttacatcatatttatacatgtatgatttcttaatattcttttttacaattcatgtctatttaaaaatatttgcttacATACCTTATAAAATTCCGGCTGTATTGTAACTTGAGTTATTCCTATCTGTATGAAAAAGGCTGTTACTTCGTCGGTAATACTGGCATAAACCTGTGCAACAGAGTGTTATTCCTTATTCAATACACCCGATAAATGTAGTAAACTAATGATGGGATCAAGTTCGGATATGGACTAATACATCCAAATCAAATCCAATACTAAGACTTTACTCCATAGAATTGAATACTACTAATAACATGCAAAGTGTCCTCAAAATCATGGTACAACCGGGCGGCTGGTGGTtttatatgcaaaaataaatcgaaaaatgaAGAATATTCTTTCATTTCAGGCTTCGTTTTCGAAAAAAATGATCTCAAAAATACCTTAGGTACCTGTGCATTTAATGCTTTCGAAGTATGATGCCTGTGTTTCTActcgtgtttttattattaaaggTGCACAATGTCGCGATTGTATAATGGTTCGTCCATTGTAAGTAAGATACTTGTCAAGTATTGGATCGTCGCAAATTGATTTCGAAGCTTGGAAGAACTACTTGCACCTTTCAAAAATCTACTTATAACCACTTCGATGTTCGAATAAATCGAATCCCTTACAAGTAGTAAGAAATCATGAGTCAGAAAGGCATTAcctttattagaatttcattaaattcttttaACTAGACAAATTCCCTAGAAATTATAGGCAATAAATAAGAttcctataaattttatttgaacgTTTGCATTTGTAACAAACCgggaaaaatgaatttatttaagCGAACCAAAAATTTTTGATAAAGTGTTGGTATAGTTTTGGACCTATTGGAATAGCGTTTGACTGTACGTGAGAGTacccttttttatttattaccagCCAAAATACTCGTAGGAGAttcgaatattttacatttaggTTCAAGTTTAAAACTTGAAAAAGTAGCAGTTCGTTTTCTCAAGACTCTAATCTAATTGGTTAGTGTTCGAATCTACTTGCGATGTACTTGAACCCATCACTGCAAGAAACCTACCATTGGATCCAAGAATATGATGTGAACCGTAGAGATTATCTTCTGTCCTGTTAATTGCCAAACATGTAAGTCGTGCACGTTGACGATACCAGGAAAAGCTTCTAGTAATTCTCTCTTAAGAGAATCAATGTTTATGTGATTAGGGATTGTTTGCAGCAGTATCAGTCCAGATTCTTTcactataataaaaatttccacgCATGTCATGATCAAATTAAAAAGTGCTTTGCTAGAAATTGGATCAATTTTGGatggaataaaaattgaattcagTTGAATAAGTTGAATCAATCACGATagttaatgttataaaaatgtaataaataataatataataaaaatgtttttgtaAGACACGAAGAAATATTCTTTGATTTTAACAGAGTCAGTATGGgacgattaaaatatttaagagtTCAACATAATTCAAcataacacacacacacaaatcACACTCATTCTAGTTAGAAATCTTTTTGGGTTCTCTGTTCAAATAAGCAGGATGATCAGAATCGTGTTAATCAGAATCGGACTAAATGTCTTATAATCGAGTAATTTTTAGCCATTTCAACGATAGGTTGAACACAGAACCAAAATATTTCCTTTCGGAAAAGCTATGTGCGAATAAAGTTTCAtttggatattttttttatatttaatattaccaATCTAACATCTTTCCagtaattctttatttatattttaatacttacTATATGAATAGCTAAGTGCGAAGAGTGAAATGGCTGAAATAATTGCGAAAAGCGGATCGATATATTTGGCAACGTTAGAATCGGTAAAATATACTAAAATGGACACGAGAATAACAAAAACACAGCCCAAGGCATCACGACACGTTTCTCGTAGACCTTGGCTTTTTGGTATACCCAGAGGACTTCGCCTAGTTTGCGAAGATAACTGTTCTTCACCTTCTTTCGCTTGCTGCGAACTGTTCCTAAAAATAGACAGCGCATATCTTATTGTTAGTTTTGGAAATCTTCTATATTTCTTTTGAATATGGATTAGCCAAGAAAATATAAgtatatagtaaaatcataATTAGAgtgcagatatttatgcaaattcttatttttatgaatatagtttaaaaaatggaatccagacggaaatttattttacctaCTGTGTCATAACAAATATTACACAcaggatatttcatatatttttgcgtatttTGTGCATTTTTGGATTTCTccataaatgaaaagaaatttatggTTCgatcataatatattttttctaatttctctaTCAAGCATTGAAGAGCTCGATGACGTGCACAAATTCTCAAAAGTTTCGAATAATATATTGTTCGCAATAAATCTATTTGTATAGTATATGTCtacacatatttatatatgtatagtgtAACTGAGAACTATATGATTCTATATGGACAAACAAATCTAAAgctaaaaataaaatcattttgaaagaatacaatgatatatattttcgaaataCAATGATTTTACTTTTCATAATCATAATAAAaaagtgtaataaaatattacgatgtatACAAATGACTTTTACTTGCACACTCGTAGAATTATTTTGCTGCTGATAAGCGCTTTACCTTGatcactttttaattttttagttaTAAATCAAATTAAGGAACCTCTCCTAAACTTATAGAAAGACTTCTGACTCTAATATAACTTACATAACATTTAAATAGTAAATGTACATAACAgtaatatcataaataatgaaatatataattgctCCTATGTTAgttcgaaatttaaatttatacttttttaatctattttcatttctctatttgaattttattgtgTAAAAACATGCATTTACCTAAACATACGCAGCCTAATTATACtgttcaataaattttaatgttttttcGATTTTGTAATCTTCAGTAGATGATTCCTGCACACTTCTGTAAGCTAAGCATAAATATGCAACACATATACAGTTGTTTTTTTCTTGAAATCTACAGTTTTCggaaaaatcaattttgaaaaaaattgcaaattttcaactttGGAGATATCTTGCACTTGTAGAGTAGAAACCATGCAATTGCATTTGGGACGAAAAAATGATGTAAACTCCACTAAAACGCGCCATTTTTTGTTTATATTCCTCAATTTATTCCAGAAGTTCTAGCAGAAAATCTAACCATAGCACGCCATAGAGTAGATATTTTCGTTacgaaaagttttttttttttatttatttccttatattcacaatttgtccaatttggacattaggtcgaattttttagcaattatattaacatgtaggtggctacccccaACGGGGttccatcctcgtgtttgctaggttatatcctttgtgaggtctgctgggtgcttcctttttagccatCTGTCCATATTTAAGGTGTTCACCGTTatcgcagctagccggtttgggtgtgttgctattcttgcctTGTATCTTTCCGCATAGCTACTGATTGCTTCCTTGACCGtcgggattcccaggtccctccgtatgtcctcATTTCTAACGAACCATGGCGTTTactatcgttctaagaattttagcttgcattgtctctattttgtttatatggctcattgctgctgctGCCCCCCCCCCCGTGTATAATTTGTATAGTATttggcctaggacgcttccttgcggtacccctgtcttgatgtctttaacttcagagtatgtgtccttgatttttattacgaagattCTGCTGcttatgtaaaattttattaattggtgtatttgctccgggaattgtttcctaattgtttgtaataggctttcatggtttattttgtcaaatgttTTCTCTATGTCCACAAAGAGGACTGCGCAGTATTGCTTGTTTTCTAGTGTTATTACTATTTCgttgataagcctgtgcatttgctctatcgtggagtgtttgtttctgaatccaaattggtgatccggtattaatttttttatctctattattggttttatgcggtcatatattatcttttccagtattttggaaaatactggaagcagtgatattggtctgcaAGATGCAGTTTGGTATGGGCCTTTGtctggtttaggtaacattttgattTGTGCTAGTTTCCATGGTTTGGGAAAGTATTGGATTCTTagtattgcattgaatattattgtcattagtcttatcgcttttgacggaaggtttttcaaaattttgccattgattaggtcgattcctggtactttgttgttttttgttttatcgattatgtttctaatttcttgtgctgttgttttaggtatggtgtattgcTTGTCAGTTGAGGTACTAGTGGTTTGCGCATCCGTATGacatttgaggttgctgttgttgatattgTGTGGTGTAAATCTGTTGCAAAGGTGGTTGGAAAATTCTTCAACTTGCTATTCGTTGCtccttgcccatgtgttatctgcttttttGATTGCTGGGACTagttttattggcttctttatttttttcgtggctttccatagggaGTAGTTGGAGTTCTCGTATGCAGAGAGTGTCTCTATGAACTTTgtgaattcgttattgttgtgctcatttattttgttttttatttcctttgcaagttgtttaggtgtttttttgttttctcgagttctatgtttttgccattttgctttcgcttttcttttttctctaattttttcgagtatttcttgcggaattgtttTTGTTTGTCTGCTAGTTGTCTTGGTTCAAGTGTAGTGATTGTCCTTGCTACTTCTTGGATAGTTCCTGTCAAtattgctactgcctgttctatgtgttcggGAGTTTTCAATGGGATTgaagtttattttgctttcaattatttctttgaaagtttgccgtttggtggttttattgcatagtgtctCTGGATTGCTAcaaagtattggtttgtttctgtattcaattattatgggtgtatgatcagAGCTAAGCTCGAGGTTgtgtgttatttttagtttatttgtgtttagtccccttgtaactgcagtTACAGCTCTGCGGTCCCTTTGtgcgcttttcctgaggggtgtttggtatcatatatggtatagtatggtattttcatgtagctttttggagTGAAGTGTATTTCTGAAACAAGTAATATGTCGATATTGTTGTTATAcaggaatgttttagtttctagtgtccgttgttgtaggccgtttgagttccaggctgctattttcaacgtgtccgtttttattttttgcttaacATGTTTGTAAGCAGTTGTAGCATGATTGTGATTAGTTGCGTGTGCTGTCTGagaactgcgttttgttcgcttatcattttagttagcatttcggtgtttttgatggattgtttgagaagttccttgatttctgtagtgtcgttgcTGATGTGATATTGGTTGTCAGATGGTGGCGATTGGCtgattacttgcgcgtagcttcggctaccaaaggtgttggcGTTGCTGTGGTTAGTGTTTACTGCGTGCTGTGAATTTGGTGTTGTCTCagattttgtgctgtcctgttgcgcttgtaagttattgtatatcctgtttcgtagcggcggaaacagttacgttgtaattgttccCTGATTTCACACTCTTTATAGCTGGCTGactggtttccgttacagttatagcatctaacttcttctatttttcccatgaatgggcagtgtattgttaaaTGGTTTCTTGCACATTTAACACATGCCGGGCTTCcgttacaataattttttgtgtggccgtattgttggcaccgcATGCATTGtggtatatctttttttgtagcgtggtggttccactgttactattgtgtttagaatttttttgatttcataaattttcttgTTATTGGTTCTGgattcaagttctattaagaataatgGTAGCGGTTCCTTCGTATTGTATCTtgttatgttatttattgatcTTGTTTGATGGCCAATTTTTGCTAGTTCATTACTTAATTTTTTTGTGTTGATTTTTGGATGCAAACCTCTTATATCTATTTTGTAGCTCCTTCCCGCTTTGAGCTGATACATGTGGTATATAGCATTTTGTTCCTTTAATGCTTTTATCACTTTCCTATAAATTTCTGGCGCGTTTGTTTGGATTTTTACTTgttctaattttgtttgttttattgtgTAGTTATCCTTCTCGACTATATTGTTTAGTAGATTAATAAGCGGATCTAtcatttgggcctcaacaaataTTAGTGGTGGTTTTGCAATGTGAGTTGCATGATTTGTGGTTTCACTTGTcaggtcagcgtctatttcttccgttagtgagctgaaggagtTTCTTAATGATAATTCTTGCAGCcgtcgctgcttttctgtaccTAGGTTTCCTGTGGCACTTGTGCCTggagttattttacgttttttgttGGAAGTTACcaccttccagctttcatcctggtggGTTAGTTCGTTGTTGATTTTATTCTcctcattattttttttatatttccatttctatttcatttgcTGAGCACTCCTGATCTTCGTTTAGTGATTGCCTTAGATTTTTGTATTTGTAGCtctgtttatgaaatatgtttcgtctttgcttgttatttttattggtggtaTTTACTGTTGCATTTTAAATTTCCACCATTTGGTGATGGGCGTTGTCGTTAGTCACTTTATATTCACCAACTGACGCACTTTCACTGTTTCACACGTTCGTTTAGCTTCGTTTAGCAAAACTAGAAAATCATGTTTTATTTCCAATATAAAAGCGAAGCAGTTTGACGAAACACGTGGCAACGGCAGTAGTACTCAATGTTAGCGGATGTCTCGCCCGTCGTTCGGCCTAATGGAATTGGTAAACGCGCACGGTCCTTAACCGCCAAAATTGAGTACCATTGCCGTCGCCACGTGTTTTGTCAAACTTCTTCGTTTTTACACTTTTACGTTGAAATCAAAACATGATTTTCTAGTTTTTCTTGATGCTTTCCTAAACCAAAGTATCTTATCTATCACGGGCTAGTGTTGGGCGCGTGTTAGACGCCTTTTCCGTATTGATCATTATTTAAACACATTTAAATGTTTATAATGCATTAACAATACATATCATTTTGTTCAAAAGAGTCcacagaattttttcgacccAACCGCAATTCGGTAACTGCTACTCTAACAGCACAAAACATATCCaaagttgaaaatttgtaattttttttaaaattgattttttcgaaaactgtCGGTTCTAGGAAAAAACGGTTTGCAGTTTCGTGTTTAGTCCACAGGTGTACGAGAATCGTCTACTGAAGTTTGCAAAATTAGGTACGTGTTGAACAGTGTTATCATATGACATGCAgtttaatattacataccgtcgtAGTATCACATCCCCATTCATTGTAACGTGAAGAACAAGACCCTGATTGAAGGTGTATCCTCCAATTAGTATGTAACAAAAAGCATTAAGGAGGATGCCACACGCGCCAATTGTAAGAACAGGCATCGGATGGTGCATTTCATCCAAATGATCTATATGCACTAGAGTTTGTAAAGCTTCGACCAACAAAGAAAAGCAAAAAGACGCGAGAAAAACGCAACAAATAAGCATTGTAACGATATCTATTCTCGCCCAGCCAAATGTATTCTTCATCCTCCTATCCGATCGTGATtgctgaaaaataaattttttgttcattcacgtgttttttaaatataatttaataaatagtttTTCAAATTTCGATCGCGCTTTTAATTATGCTTTGTAGTTTGTGTCGACACGATGTCTCGCTAACATTACAGTTCACTTCTTTGGAATAGATCTGGAACAGTTGTTACAGGTGAACGCCAGAACAGGAAATTTAAACGATAAGGTCTAAAACAGTTTCTACTTCTAGTAACTTCTATTCTTCTAGTAACATTGACGAGGTGTTAGCACAAAGTGAGACAGACGATTAAGAGCACGATCGAAACCTGAAAAACCATAAATATATCATCCAATCGTTATGGAAGCCTAAgatctaaataatattttaataaagtttaaaaTGATAGAGGATAATAATTGGAGCCTTGAATTCTAAAATGGTTCACCaatattttgagaaaattaattttctttaattcattGTATTCTTCATAAATACATCTttgtcatatttatatttttaatgtggTTACGTAACcatctttttaaaaaaaaatcttggTAAAACTAAAAGTTGTTTTGGAAATCatcgaataatttattgatatttaacaaaccaaatatttatttttaatcactGTCCCAATTTCACTTTTGGAATCTTTGTTTGCAAGCTGTTCGGTGTGTTGGatatatttctgtattaaattttcaaagcaAGAACGATCTGATtacaaattgaattattttatttttacctttGTTTTCGTCGACAAAGACGTCGTAGAACCGCGTTCATCGCCATTTATGCAGATTACTGAGTTTCGTAAGGAACTggaaacgctattttcactgtgACTGATGCTGCTTTGACGATGGCTatactacaaaaaagaaatatgttaatacttaaattaattattattctttataaaTTGCATtctcaataaaaaaatattttaagatacttttgaaataaaattcaatacaaAGTTCTTTCTcattattgtttattttgaTCAATAATAATTGTCGCATTTTCTAATAGTTAAAGTTTAGCTATATTCTTGACAAAGTAAACAGAATGCTGTTcgttttatacgaaatatttcacaaattttatGGAGTTTTCATATTATCTAATAATAGTGAGCTTGGTGAGATGTACAGAATCAAGAATAATATGAAAGAATCAGTATTTTGAGATATAACGGAGAATACCAGAAGATAAGGGCAATAATTATTTCAGACTAATCATCTAAGAAGGAGGGAACA
This region includes:
- the LOC100647094 gene encoding zinc transporter 1 isoform X3 produces the protein MAVKEWFRRLQPVQLYLILFFTTAFFVVEMVASHVTHSLTLLLNAYHMLCNIIALVGCIASIKYSHRQSSISHSENSVSSSLRNSVICINGDERGSTTSLSTKTKQSRSDRRMKNTFGWARIDIVTMLICCVFLASFCFSLLVEALQTLVHIDHLDEMHHPMPVLTIGACGILLNAFCYILIGGYTFNQGLVLHVTMNGDVILRRNSSQQAKEGEEQLSSQTRRSPLGIPKSQGLRETCRDALGCVFVILVSILVYFTDSNVAKYIDPLFAIISAISLFALSYSYMKESGLILLQTIPNHINIDSLKRELLEAFPGIVNVHDLHVWQLTGQKIISTVHIIFLDPMVYASITDEVTAFFIQIGITQVTIQPEFYKLRPNREKADCLIRCHGEHCSSSQCCSKEKFIEDSCSDLSTKQQAQSINKKLEKKQVIPASTNIDLKRFTIYDEEGSKSCQSNENLPDGSSCQQRDEDTYNNKDKAIDNSLYAINVVNVNDGNCVSCITSHDEQNLEIVS
- the LOC100647094 gene encoding zinc transporter 1 isoform X2 — encoded protein: MIMAVKEWFRRLQPVQLYLILFFTTAFFVVEMVASHVTHSLTLLLNAYHMLCNIIALVGCIASIKYSHRQSSISHSENSVSSSLRNSVICINGDERGSTTSLSTKTKQSRSDRRMKNTFGWARIDIVTMLICCVFLASFCFSLLVEALQTLVHIDHLDEMHHPMPVLTIGACGILLNAFCYILIGGYTFNQGLVLHVTMNGDVILRRNSSQQAKEGEEQLSSQTRRSPLGIPKSQGLRETCRDALGCVFVILVSILVYFTDSNVAKYIDPLFAIISAISLFALSYSYMKESGLILLQTIPNHINIDSLKRELLEAFPGIVNVHDLHVWQLTGQKIISTVHIIFLDPMVYASITDEVTAFFIQIGITQVTIQPEFYKLRPNREKADCLIRCHGEHCSSSQCCSKEKFIEDSCSDLSTKQQAQSINKKLEKKQVIPASTNIDLKRFTIYDEEGSKSCQSNENLPDGSSCQQRDEDTYNNKDKAIDNSLYAINVVNVNDGNCVSCITSHDEQNLEIVS
- the LOC100647094 gene encoding zinc transporter 1 isoform X1 gives rise to the protein MRVLLASVASSFGRVAVLSLYFSAIMAVKEWFRRLQPVQLYLILFFTTAFFVVEMVASHVTHSLTLLLNAYHMLCNIIALVGCIASIKYSHRQSSISHSENSVSSSLRNSVICINGDERGSTTSLSTKTKQSRSDRRMKNTFGWARIDIVTMLICCVFLASFCFSLLVEALQTLVHIDHLDEMHHPMPVLTIGACGILLNAFCYILIGGYTFNQGLVLHVTMNGDVILRRNSSQQAKEGEEQLSSQTRRSPLGIPKSQGLRETCRDALGCVFVILVSILVYFTDSNVAKYIDPLFAIISAISLFALSYSYMKESGLILLQTIPNHINIDSLKRELLEAFPGIVNVHDLHVWQLTGQKIISTVHIIFLDPMVYASITDEVTAFFIQIGITQVTIQPEFYKLRPNREKADCLIRCHGEHCSSSQCCSKEKFIEDSCSDLSTKQQAQSINKKLEKKQVIPASTNIDLKRFTIYDEEGSKSCQSNENLPDGSSCQQRDEDTYNNKDKAIDNSLYAINVVNVNDGNCVSCITSHDEQNLEIVS